The DNA sequence GTCAAAAAAATGACCTAATAAATGCGAGTACCTATCTTGGTGAGCGTTAGGTGTGACTTGATCGATACTAAACTAAGAATAGGAATTTATATTAGCTAAGTATGCCCTAAAAAGGATCGTAACTCTGTTTACGCAGATGACAATGAACGCTTTGGAgcccctctgtctctctctctctctcttcgatggCCTTCGGACCGCATctctcttgttttgttttttcgaaAACTTCACCGCTTACACGAGTCCCGTTCGAGCCGATTCGATACTCTCAATGAGACAGTTGCTTACAAATCTCCAATGTCGAATAGGATAGGAGTTGCCGTTTTCATCATCTGGGAGCAGCATCAACTTCTCTTTTCTCCTCAAAACATTTTGCGGTTGGACTAATTGATTGCTCGAAATGGACCCGACAATCGATAGGTCGGCCCATGCTGTGTCGGCATTTCTTGTTGATGCAAGTATCTTATTCCAAATAGCTCTCGTAATTAAGTATCAAGATATTATCCCCATCAACTTCGgtctccatcatcatcatcatcatcactggACTAGGGTTTCTCATCGATGGCATGCATTAACTGTCAAGATGGCATTATCTGCTagttttcaacaaaaaaaaaaatctttttgcatGGAGATTAGTTTATTTAAGTCGGAGGATATTGGGGATCACTTCGTCTTCACTCAACAATGTGAAGGGACGGCAGTAATAATTAATCTTCTATATAAAGCATAGATAGCATGTAGTATATATTATGTTTATACATAAGTACATAGTAGATGTCATTATCATTGTTGTTCAAGAGAAGACGTTTTATAAAAGGGCATAGGGAACACATAGATGTGTGATTCGATCTCTCGCCGGCGGACACGACCAACGAGATAATGAACAGCAATTATGTTAAAATCTCAGTTTGCAGAAGACCTCACAGACATTATTCTACCTAAATATGCATAGATTCTATCCATGCAAAATgcacccataaaaaaaaaaacaatacacaAATTGAtctgggaaaaatctaaagaccGAATCTAATGATGTACTCGTTATGTCGCACTCAAAATACTCGTCATTAGTTCGACATTGggggtttttttgtttttttttttttttttggggtcaaaattgGATATTGGGTTGGATCGTGGATAATTATAcagaaagtcctaaacatattatatgatGACCAactcaatcataaaattttctatttgtctaATTAAATTCTAGATATTTTGACTATTTGCATGCAGTTTTTCTACGGGAAAAGTGtaagaaaagtcataaaccttttacattgatATCGATTTaatgctaaaccttttaacgatgctaatttagtcctaaatattttgacttagagccaattcaatccttctcGTTAATTTTGGCTGAACGTGGACGCCGGCCaacctacgtggcacggccgacGTTGTtgtgaatattttaataattttctattaattctagtttttttttcctttctctttttttttttttttttcctctttcctccagTGGCCTAGCAAGGCTACCCTAGCTCGAGTGGGAGGGTCAGCCTCCAAGATCTGGTGAGGCCGACCCTATCCGGCCACCGGAGGAAAGAGGGaacaagaagaaaggaaaataaataaataaaattataaattactaaaatattattaaaaatatccacttcaaCGTCAGCCAGCcatccggcatccacgtcagcaatattCGACCAAAACTAGCAAGAAGtctaaaattttaggactaaattgacaccaatgtaataggtttataaattttctaacacttttccctcctttcagccaattttggcctacAATCATTGAGGTGGTCATTCTACATGCACGTTTAGTGCTAACGTGAGCAATTTGCTCAATTGTTtagtaattttcaaattatcttTTAGTTTCctatctatatattttttgtttttcttttcttccttttttccttatttcctaCTGTCACTAGGGCCTCGGATCTGGATGGCAGAGGTTAGAGGCAATGCAATGGCCAAAACGTCTTCACaagcccttgcccggatctagtGAGAGCCGCAACACTCTTGCTGGCCATCACCGAGGCCATGATGACCAACAGAGGAAAATagggagaaaaggaaaggaaaaaaaagaaaagaaatcataatttttttaaattttgcaaaaCTCGTTCACGTTGGCTATTTCTAGCTTGAAGGACTATATtatcaaatcgtcaaaaggtttacgactaaattaatgaaattatagtgtttaggattgaatttgtcGTCGTACAtggatttaagactttttggtaaATTTCTCATGGTGGGTCGACTAGCCCAATTCGAAATTTGTTGGAACTATTGTAGCCCGGGTGAGGTCATGTCTCTAATGTGGACAGaaaatgacaaccaaaatgcCGTGCCTCCGATGCTCttactttgaaaaaaataagtaagatttttttaatgacatCTTGAAGTTTAGTGcacaattatttattttaactaCGAATGGGGCTAAATATGATTTGATATTTTCAGACAATTACATTgctaatcccatttttttaagacaaatGCGTTTTTTATATAGCCGTTGGGAAGTAGTTgcaactaaattgaaaatagcaATGTACGATCCACTTATCCATCGTCATCGAGAGCTAATTCGAGATAGAGTACACGTGTATAATGAGAGTTTAATATTTACTCTTTTTTAATAGGAGAATGTAAGTTCCATATTAAAATTTACTTTTTTGTCCAGTGGAAAAATTTACTAATCACGTGCATCAATTGATGGTGCACGGAAATTTACTTCTTTCTCGTGTATAGTGAAACTACTTATTATTACCTCAGCATGGTTACTCTCGCAGCAACACCGAGGAGTTTACTAACCATGGTCGACATAGCTCATTGAGATATGTTCAtttgaagtcctaaaatttatcataaaagtgtaatcgagtcataaaatttgtcaaattgatgcaatctaGTCCTTCAGTTAACTTCGTCCTATTTGACAAATagaaaaagatgacatggcttttttaaaatattttatctcTCCTACGTgatgatgacgtggctaaaacaatATCATTTTGATATGAATCTgatttttgatatatttttttatttaaaacaatttataaaaatatgcTAAAATACACACACATAGCTAGCGACGAGTGAGGCGTCACACAACCGCCGGAAAGGGTCGACGATGGTGGGAAATGGTCGGCGGGGGCCCCGGGCCCCTGTCgtgggccggcgacccttgcccgatCTAGGTGAGGCCCTTGCTCCCAtagctctgttttttttttaaagcttattttaaaattaaattaagcataaattataataaaaatcaTATTCGGACTAAAATGAAGTCGTTTTAGTCACgtacaagaaagaaaatatttaaaaaaaagccacGTCGGTATTTTTCGTTTGTCAAATTGGAGGGAGTTAAcgaaaggactcgattgcatcagCTTAACAacttttaagactcgattgtattttcgtgacaagtgTTAGGACTTCTAGTAATCATATCCCTAGCTCATTAGAATGGTCGACATGTGAAGGGAACTTTGTTTTTGGGGGGATCTGCAAGGGTTAAATAGGGATTGAATCATTAAAGTTTGGAAAATGTGGGTAGTCATTATTGGACTATAGGAATGCCCCCAAAATTCTTTTTAGAGCAAGGACCGGCATGTGAAGCTTTTTATGTTTAGGATAAGGAAGTGCCGACGGCGACGACGGTGGTTTTATCAAATTTATTGTGGTGGCTACTCCAATAATAGGAGGATGTGACAACTTCTAGTCCAAAGCACGTACGGCTTGAGGCATATGGCGTTTTGCATTGTAATCAACGATTCTATATTTGTCACGTCGCCTTCACTCGCTCTGGATACTTCATTTTGGATTTTAGATGGTTTATAGATGAATGGTTCGGCCTCACTTGAAGGTCTTATTCTAACTCGATTTCCCCCTCTTGAATTCGATTCAAATGGCATTCGGGTCGATCCCCTTTTGCCCCGAAGAAGAAAATCGGGTCGATCCCAGTGAGGTCGATGATCTTGTTAGAAAGTcggatttgaaaaattaagtttaGAAAGAGCATATGAACTACATTATCAAGAGACATTGGATTTTTCAACGGCTCAATGCGGTACTTTAATTTTCCCAGAAAAGGGTGCTCGTTAGTTCTTATTTTCATCCATCCTATTACTTTGTGGAACCAACGCCCTGTGTAAGCACAGTGTAAAGATTTAGTTCGTGTCTTTTAAATAAATACATACACAAACCGTCTCGCCAATCTCAGTAGGTGAATTTTCGGCTTGCGTCTTACCTACCAATGACACGCGAGTACATAAACAACCGATCGCGACTCGAAAGGCtatcttaatatatatatatatatatatatatatatatatatatatatatatataggttttCTCTACAGTCATTTTTGAATACATAGCTTTGACTCTTCCGGGGTGCCTTCGATTGGTCAATTATTGTATAACAAGGTCCACCACCTTCCCATCTTCGAATTCAATTTCATGGCGCCAAATGAATAACTTTCAAATCTTGAGCGGTCATGCCTCTCCCCCATAATCAGGACAAACACATGACCAAACTCACGTCTTGGACTTAGAAAAGCAAACAAAACACCCTCCACACAGTTTCCAACTAATGATAATGCCACGTCGaaagccccaaaaaaaaaaaacgaagaagaaattATTCCAAATACGTCTAATGGACAAGAGACTTTCGAAAGTCGAATAAAGACTCGCCTTGTCGAATCGCCGCCTGCCCAGTTTGAAACTTACTTTTAGAGACTAAATTCCAACGTACGTGAACAAGCTCTAGCTAGTCTTAAGTTACTCGACAagcgatttttcttttttccctttgggcGAGGCCGAAAGCATTCGCGGGATGACCTCGGCTCGATTAGGCCGATCTCATGAGATTCTAGgcaaagccaaaaagaaaagaacgtgTAACGTCAAAGAGAGATATGGCGTGGAGCATCCACCCACTCTTTAAGTCTAAGTTGACACCTCCACCACCAACCTCATCCCATAATTCAAATCAATCCCAACCTATCGAAGTCAAAAGGAATAGTCAATACTCTATAAGCTCGGATCTAGGCGCTAGACCGGGTCACACGATGTTACATGAATTTCCTCAAAACAGCCAATAAAGTAAGTCCGGGCCGGTGCACGACACACCACGCCAAGTCCAACATCATCGACACATCAAAAGACGGCACGAATTCATGTTATCCATGCTCTCGAACTGCCGAACCGTTTCAAACCCGCCCCCCATCGATTGTCTGATGAACAAAGAATGCGACAAGGGAAAACGAATTCTTAGAAGAAATCTAATGTCTGAAATATTGAAATTGGAGCTGTAAAGGAAAATTAGTACATCGAGAATCCTGTGACTGCCCTAAAAACATCCCTAGCATATCTGCCTGCCCCCCTACCACTACCGCCCGAACCGGGCTGGGTGTCCGGTTCGGATCGACCCTAATTCCTAGTTCCAAGAAACACCAGCCGTCAAAAGCTGGGCACGGCCCGTCCGGGCTCGGGCTGACCTGGCGTCGGCTCCTTCTTGCGCCTCATCTCCAGCACCTTGCGGTGGTGGTTCGAGTGCAACTCGCTGCAAAATGTGGGGCTACACGCGGGCCGGTACTCCGGGAACAGCCGGCCCGACTTGAACCGGACTCCGCACGCGTTGCAGAGCGTCTTCGCCCCGTTGGGGCCGGCCCTCCACTGCGGGGTCTTCTGCACGCCGCAGTGGCTGCACCGTCTCGCCGGTCCGGTCGTCTCCGAAGCAGCaggcttcttctgcttcttcatcGGCGGCTCGGCGTCCCACGGCTCCGGTTCGACCGGCTCGAGGCTCCCGCTCCGGTTGAGGTGCACAAACCAGGGGCTCGAGAGCAAGGGCGACGACGCCGTGGTCGAGGACGAGGAGCTCGAGGATGGCTCGGGGAGAGAGGGAACACCCAGGGACCATACCCGGCCGCCGGTCCTGGACCGCTTGCTCCGGGCTTTTGAGGGGAGCGGAGTCGTGAATCCAGGTCTGGACGAGCCAGAAGAttccgattccggttcggaccggtcctcGCGTTTTATGGGGTTCTGGAGGAGGACGCCGGCCGGAAGCGGTTCGGAGAAGTGGGAGAACGAGTCCTCCACGAAATGCGACAACCACTCGAGGTCCGCTAAATCCTCCGCCTGTAAAAAATCGCACCTTTCGGTCAGGAACGACGCCGGAAGGGCCGTGAAGAACCGATTTTGTACGTTAACGGAGGAATTCAATACAGCACAGTACCGGAAGGTGTGGTGCGAGACCCAAGTCGTCCTCTTGTCCGGCCGAGACAGACGCAGCGTTCTCGCCGGTGCCGTCGTGGGGCTCCCGCTCCCGCTCCCGCTCccgcttctgcttctgcttctgggGTAGCTGCTGCTCGTGGCCCGCCTCTTCTTTCGTCGCTTCCTCCTCTTGCTCGGCGAAGGCGTCGTCGTTGGAGAAGTCGAAGAAGTCGTCCACGAAGTCGTCGCCGTCGCAGCCGCCGTCGTTGGGGGCAGCGCCGCCGTGAGAATTGAACGACAGGAGGTCGTCGGAGAAGGCGCGCGGCCTCATCAGCTTCACGAGCATCGCATCCTTGCCAAGCCCGGCCTTCAAAGCGGCTTCGACGCACTCCATTTCCGTTGGTCCCCTACCTCCGCAGCCCCGCGATTCGACGACCCCCTCAAAACCCGTCGTCAAAAGGAAAACTTCCcttcaaagaagagaaagagagagagagagagagaatggttgcagatagagagagagagagagagagagagagatggaaggaAAGGGGCAAAAATGGGTGCACAAGTTTGGTAAAGCATTCAATGAGGAGGCGGGGGGGTGATGTATTTAAGACGgcccgtttctctctctctctctctctctctctctaaaatttgAGATTCCTTTTCGCCATTTTCGTCCCGCTTTGCAAATCCTGCGCTGTCTGCATTTActaaccaaaaataaattttctcgTTCCGTTACAGAGACAGCAATGAAAGAAAGAGCAAGTTTTTTTGAGGCACGAAACGTTTGGTTTTCGACAAGAAATATGATTCTCCTccacctctttcttttttccgcaATGAATaaggttttgattttgttttttttttttttttggggccaaaaATCCCTCTCTGTTCTGAACGCTTTCTGACGTGGCGGGGCAGAAAAGCAAGGGAAGGGCAAAAAGggtattaacaaaaaattgggaattgcTGCCGGATGTCCGAGGAGACTAATCATGcggggcggtccggtccggccTACCAAcgtaaaagttaaaaaaaagaaaagttaaaaaaataataataataataataaaagatgtGAGTGACGTCGTCGTGAATATCTAAGAAAAGGCAACAGCGGCCCACTTTTTatcctctcttttatttttcttttattattattattatttttttgggtgcgTTGGGGAAAAATCATGTCTTTTGACTAAAATTTCAAAGGATTGCCGGGAGGGGCCGCTCGCTTTGGACGTGTCTCCGTTTTCCCGCTCCGCTCTCTCCTCAATCTCgttaatgtgtttttttttttctaattcaaactAATGATccagaacccaaaaaaaaaaaaaactcggttcctattttttcttttcctctcgcTTTCGTCCCCTCGAAAAAGTTTTCGTCTCATTTTAGCCCTCAAATAATCGGATCTAGTCCCATCTCGTCTTGCCCCGAATTTGGTACATTCCGTCCCCTCGAATTGAAATTTTCGATGCTAATTGCTTAGCTTGCCAATTGCCACACCTCGATTCCAAGAGCTCCACGCCTGCCGTTGCTTTACATACTAGATTTGTGGATTGCATGAGGTACGAAACGTCGAAATGGAAAGATTTATCTTGGCTCCCGATCATGTGGATCTTTAATTACTGGGAAAAAGGTTGCTACATGACCACGAGATATTACTAACCAATTCGAGTACGGCGTCCCCCGATATtctccctttccttttctttcctttccctcgttttttttttcaagttcaaaACTTATCTCATTTGAAGAACAAGTCGCTCGTTGAACCGAAAAATCGTTGAATATTACACGTTACAAACaagggtcttttttttttttttggtaggttaATAATTTGATACTGACTAAACacggcatcttcttcttcttcttcttcttttttggccatCCAAGCAAATACGGCATTCAAATGCAATGGCTGAAGCTCGATTATATGTTACCCAATTTTGCAAATTACGGTTGGTGTTGACATAACTCAATAGTCTTCGAGAGAAGGCGCGACATTGATTTAaaccttagaaaaaaaaaatttccatgtgaCAACAATGGAATCACATTGTTCCCATCATTTATTGGAAtttaattgacatttttttttttgttggtccaaAGAATTTAATTGACATTGTTCCCATCACAAGCTTGTAAACTGTCTAATCACAAGAGCCCTTGtgacaatttttgtttttttatttcgatGCCGCCTCTagcatttcaaaatttgaaaaaaatgccaAGTGCAAATGGACGAACGCTTTTTTATGTGCGTATGCATGATCACCCCGCAAAGTCAATCCTAAAGGTGGGACTCATCAACATTCAAACATAACATatgccaaacaaaaaaaaaaaaaaaggaaagaaaaatccgACTTCTTAGTGGTTTCCATCGGTTATTTAAggcgcgcatgacaatacttctatttctctatttttctatttttctgttcccgaaacgggtttggagcagaaattcgtttggtaatacaatttcatttttctatttccggaacaaattttttttatctagaaatagatttgggacacaaataagaagtaaaaatatTCTACTTTCCTATTTTTAGAATAGaaacagaaaatagaaattattCTCATTGcttattccctctctctctctctcgtgcgcgGTCGGTCTCCCTATCTCTTGCATCCCTATCGTCAATTGCCCGTGGCCGGTCTCTGGTCCACCTACAATTAGGTTTTTTTCACGTAAGACATGCCCACTGAAATTCAAATCATCGGTCTTTGCCGCTCTAAAACGATTAGATCATCAAAGGGTCATAAGCTAGTGGACAACAAGTCTGGGGACCAGACAACTCTTGGAAGCAAAGAGAGTGAAAAGTTACGAgaccaaatgaaaattcatcCAGCTTTTGTCCCCAAAATGAAGATGACAATTAGACATCGCTTGAAGAAAGAGCATCATGATCTCGGGGGACCTCTCGAGCTCGAACGTTCAAtccaaaatcttaaattatcaagtaagaaaaaagaatatataaatataaagtTCATAGGTAATTTCGCGCACATGGAAACTAGATTATTTAACAACGTGCATAGTTGTTCTGTAATTAATTGTCGACCGTTATCGTGCTAATTACTCGTTGTGTAGGCTCCGACAATGTTTGTACATGACTACACCAATGCATTAGGAAATAACTGGTGGTCCTTAATGCTAATCACACGCAACTCCAAATTTGAGATGACTAACGGCCTGTTTGTCTTGACTATTTTGGACGAAGAGCTTCTTCTCGACTTCCTACCTAGAGTTAAGATAACCGTAGAACTACTATAGTATATGTTGGTACTTGCACATTTGGAAATACTTCATGTATTATGCGGGGAGGAGAGGGAAGAAAAATTTGCGACGTCTGATAGTTtggcaaaaaattcaaaagttaaaaatcgTCTCGTGAGAGTAATTTTAAGTAGTTGACAGGTGCAGAAACCATCTCAGTACCCCCATAGCGCTAAAGTGTGAATGCTTCCGCAATCGAGCTCATGGCTTAGGGTTCGACTTGCATTTTCGCCCGACGCCCACAATAAGGCACGGGCCATCGCCCCTAGATGGCTCACGTACTTAACGCCGCGGCGTGCCTACAAACGAGAAATGCCGATCACCGATAGACACGTGGTGTGCCACGGTAGAGGAGcgccccccctccctcctctctctctctctctctctctctctctctctctgtccccgGGATTAGGTGTctggaaaggaaaaagaagcttTAACTAATTGGTTTGGCTTTGGCCGGCGGTCAATTTGGGGACTAGTAATCATGTCTCGTTCCACAAAGGGCTCCAAATCGAATAGATACCTTAAGACAAATGGCGAATGATGAAGCTGTTTTTGTTGTCCCGGAAAGATCCATGTGGTTCTCTGCAATTTCGATTTGCTTCTGTTTTCCGATGGGGGCTCAGTTCCATAGGGACTCCTTAGTAGCAGCAGGTGCCCATTGACAGAAGAATCTGTGGGCGATGCAGCTGAGTTTTGCTTTATTATGTTTAATCCGGGGCAAAATGACAGCCAAGGGTGTTTGGTCTAGTGGTATGATTCTCGCTTCGGGTGCGAGAGGTCGCGAGTTCGATTCTCGCAACAccccatttttctaattttttgggccttttctctccttttttggggcttttcttctttcttttcgctctttcaagaatttttttttaaaaaaaaattgcaatttgcagCCTTTTTTCTTCGGGATAATTTCATACAAGgactctctccctttcttcttcaaaagagggacaaaaacataaaaaaaaaaagcgcaggATTGCACCAGCCGGGAATCGAACCCGGGTCTGTACCGTGGCAGGGTACTATTCTACCACTAGACCACTGGTGCCATTAGGATATTATCGGCCTTAGCTGACTTTATATCAATCATGTACGTGCCAACACGTGACAAATAGGTATGGTCATGTAACCCTCATGTCGTTTTGTCGTCGGTCTTAGGAACTCAAGAG is a window from the Rhodamnia argentea isolate NSW1041297 chromosome 8, ASM2092103v1, whole genome shotgun sequence genome containing:
- the LOC115741375 gene encoding GATA transcription factor 5-like isoform X2 yields the protein MECVEAALKAGLGKDAMLVKLMRPRAFSDDLLSFNSHGGAAPNDGGCDGDDFVDDFFDFSNDDAFAEQEEEATKEEAGHEQQLPQKREPHDGTGENAASVSAGQEDDLGLAPHLPAEDLADLEWLSHFVEDSFSHFSEPLPAGVLLQNPIKREDRSEPESESSGSSRPGFTTPLPSKARSKRSRTGGRVWSLGVPSLPEPSSSSSSSTTASSPLLSSPWFVHLNRSGSLEPVEPEPWDAEPPMKKQKKPAASETTGPARRCSHCGVQKTPQWRAGPNGAKTLCNACGVRFKSGRLFPEYRPACSPTFCSELHSNHHRKVLEMRRKKEPTPGQPEPGRAVPSF
- the LOC115741375 gene encoding GATA transcription factor 5-like isoform X1, giving the protein MECVEAALKAGLGKDAMLVKLMRPRAFSDDLLSFNSHGGAAPNDGGCDGDDFVDDFFDFSNDDAFAEQEEEATKEEAGHEQQLPQKQKQKREREREREPHDGTGENAASVSAGQEDDLGLAPHLPAEDLADLEWLSHFVEDSFSHFSEPLPAGVLLQNPIKREDRSEPESESSGSSRPGFTTPLPSKARSKRSRTGGRVWSLGVPSLPEPSSSSSSSTTASSPLLSSPWFVHLNRSGSLEPVEPEPWDAEPPMKKQKKPAASETTGPARRCSHCGVQKTPQWRAGPNGAKTLCNACGVRFKSGRLFPEYRPACSPTFCSELHSNHHRKVLEMRRKKEPTPGQPEPGRAVPSF